From one bacterium Scap17 genomic stretch:
- the modA gene encoding molybdate ABC transporter substrate-binding protein: MLALLTAPVQAAERPQIRVMAAASLHDVLDAIEARYERLADVDIQPVYASSSTLARQLANGAPAQLYLSANERWMDWLEQQAGIVVTGRHDLLGNRLALVAPGPSQLDASVSNAEDVTDVAERLAATGSNTRLAVGDPDHVPAGIYARQSLQALGQWQMLRSRLASAEDVRAALALVEHGEAPLGIVYATDAAISHRVHQIGLLPDSSHDPIRYPAALISRGGDAPSSQAEAFSAWLSSNEAGAIFHRFGFSTLAHQAPAAQPEDE; the protein is encoded by the coding sequence ATGCTGGCACTGCTGACCGCGCCAGTTCAGGCAGCCGAACGTCCCCAGATCCGTGTCATGGCCGCCGCCTCGCTGCATGATGTGCTGGATGCCATCGAGGCGCGCTACGAGCGTCTCGCCGACGTGGATATCCAGCCGGTCTATGCCTCGTCCTCGACCCTGGCGCGTCAGCTGGCCAATGGGGCTCCGGCGCAGCTGTATCTGTCGGCCAATGAGCGCTGGATGGACTGGCTGGAGCAGCAGGCCGGCATTGTCGTCACCGGCCGTCACGACCTGCTGGGCAACCGTCTCGCGCTGGTCGCGCCTGGCCCCAGCCAGCTGGACGCCAGTGTCAGCAATGCCGAGGACGTCACCGATGTGGCCGAGCGCCTCGCCGCCACCGGCAGCAACACGCGCCTGGCCGTCGGCGACCCCGACCACGTGCCCGCGGGCATCTATGCGCGTCAGTCGCTTCAAGCGCTGGGACAATGGCAGATGCTGCGCTCGCGCCTGGCCAGCGCCGAGGACGTGCGCGCCGCGCTGGCGCTGGTCGAGCATGGCGAGGCCCCGCTGGGGATCGTCTATGCCACCGACGCCGCCATCAGTCATCGGGTGCATCAGATCGGCCTGCTGCCGGACAGCAGCCATGACCCCATCCGCTATCCTGCCGCCTTGATCAGTCGTGGCGGTGATGCGCCGTCGTCACAGGCCGAGGCCTTCTCGGCCTGGCTTTCCAGCAACGAGGCCGGTGCCATCTTCCATCGCTTCGGCTTCAGCACGCTCGCCCATCAGGCTCCTGCTGCGCAGCCTGAGGACGAGTAG
- a CDS encoding LysR family transcriptional regulator — protein sequence MPPVLDEFQGLSAFDAIMRYGNLGAGAEHLGISKSTLSRRISHLEHQLGQPLLHRQANRLIPTEAGTLFYQYCQQMLSLGERSQIALDELREEISGDITVSAHPHFLRGWFNRVLTDFIEAYPGIRLTLTANHLPPSRDDDQVMLWLWEGPVKDTGLREEILGQQQQHLYAHPSYLRQHGHPQHPSELTSHDWVNLIDRHHPNLVLNHPEEGEYRLSLPPSRFTVDNVVVHADHIAHGAGIGLLPDYHVRTRAKAHPGQFEACLPEWKGPSIPVSLHYPFGHPPRKLGALLDHIRRRVPADWTR from the coding sequence ATGCCTCCAGTACTTGACGAATTTCAGGGCCTCAGTGCCTTCGATGCCATCATGCGCTACGGCAATCTGGGCGCAGGAGCCGAGCATCTCGGTATCTCCAAGTCCACGCTCAGCCGCCGGATCAGTCATCTCGAACATCAGCTCGGCCAGCCACTGCTGCATCGCCAGGCCAACCGCCTGATTCCCACCGAGGCCGGCACGCTGTTCTATCAGTACTGCCAGCAGATGCTGTCGCTGGGCGAGCGCTCACAGATCGCGCTGGATGAACTGCGCGAGGAAATCAGCGGTGATATCACCGTCAGCGCGCATCCGCACTTCCTGCGTGGCTGGTTCAATCGCGTGCTGACCGACTTCATCGAAGCGTATCCGGGCATCCGTCTGACCCTGACCGCCAACCACCTGCCGCCGTCACGTGATGACGACCAGGTGATGCTGTGGCTATGGGAAGGTCCGGTCAAGGACACCGGGCTGCGCGAGGAGATACTGGGGCAACAGCAGCAACATCTCTATGCCCACCCCAGCTATCTGCGCCAGCATGGCCATCCGCAGCACCCCAGCGAGCTGACCTCCCATGACTGGGTCAACCTGATCGACCGCCATCACCCCAACTTGGTGCTCAACCACCCCGAGGAAGGCGAGTATCGTCTGAGCCTGCCGCCGTCACGCTTCACGGTCGACAACGTGGTGGTGCATGCCGACCACATCGCGCACGGTGCCGGTATCGGCCTGCTGCCGGACTACCACGTGCGCACTCGGGCGAAGGCGCATCCGGGACAGTTCGAGGCCTGCCTGCCCGAGTGGAAGGGGCCATCGATTCCGGTCAGCCTGCACTATCCCTTCGGGCACCCGCCGCGCAAGCTCGGTGCCCTGCTCGACCATATCCGCCGTCGTGTGCCGGCGGACTGGACCCGCTGA
- a CDS encoding thiol:disulfide oxidoreductase: MIDLYYWTTPNGHKITIFLEEAGLEYRLIPVNISKGEQFAPEFLAISPNNRMPAIVDHAPADGGEPISVFESGAILEYLADKTGKFLPRETRARNDVLQWLHWQMGGLGPMLGQVHHFTHYAPEPVKYAIERYHREGERLYGVLERQLAERDFVAGDELSIADMAIWPWLKAEKQEIDLTRFPAVAAYRARIAERDGVKRAMARIDDINPAANVAMDEEARRHLFGQQS, from the coding sequence ATGATCGATCTGTATTACTGGACCACGCCCAACGGCCACAAGATCACGATCTTTCTGGAGGAAGCCGGACTCGAGTATCGCCTCATTCCGGTGAACATCAGCAAGGGCGAGCAGTTCGCGCCGGAGTTTCTGGCCATCTCGCCCAACAATCGCATGCCGGCGATCGTCGACCATGCGCCAGCCGATGGCGGTGAGCCGATCTCGGTGTTCGAGTCCGGCGCGATTCTGGAGTACCTGGCTGACAAGACTGGCAAGTTCCTGCCGCGCGAGACGCGTGCGCGCAATGACGTGCTGCAGTGGCTGCATTGGCAGATGGGTGGCCTTGGGCCGATGCTGGGTCAGGTGCATCACTTCACGCACTACGCGCCAGAGCCGGTGAAGTACGCCATCGAGCGCTATCACAGGGAAGGCGAGCGTCTGTATGGCGTGCTGGAGCGCCAGCTTGCGGAGCGTGATTTCGTGGCGGGGGATGAGTTGAGTATCGCCGACATGGCCATCTGGCCATGGCTGAAGGCTGAGAAGCAGGAGATCGATCTGACGCGCTTCCCGGCGGTCGCCGCCTATCGTGCCCGCATCGCCGAGCGTGATGGCGTCAAGCGGGCAATGGCACGTATCGATGACATCAACCCGGCCGCCAATGTGGCGATGGATGAGGAAGCGCGCCGTCATCTGTTCGGTCAGCAATCCTGA
- a CDS encoding glutathione S-transferase family protein, producing the protein MTPVLYELRGRDDRLRFSPFCWRARLALAHKGIEAELVPMLFTDKSPIDFCDSTTVPVLKDAHGVAMDSYDIFKHLDAHYPNAGNGPLIGDAQAQARLNFVKVYAEQVMAVGFFRLVALDLLAAIHPDDREYFRSAREARFGMSFEEFHNVEIARGILDSAFKPLRGLLANQPFMDGDAPAAADYLVFGFFIWAHIVSDTSPFGETEDAGDPLVQWRERMMDLHDGMARKAPRASEIAQ; encoded by the coding sequence ATGACCCCAGTCCTCTATGAATTGCGTGGCCGTGATGACCGCCTGCGTTTCTCGCCGTTCTGCTGGCGCGCGCGTCTGGCACTCGCCCACAAGGGTATCGAGGCAGAACTCGTGCCGATGCTGTTCACCGACAAGAGCCCGATCGACTTCTGTGATTCCACCACGGTGCCGGTGCTAAAGGATGCGCATGGTGTGGCGATGGACAGCTATGACATCTTCAAGCATCTGGACGCGCATTATCCGAATGCCGGCAATGGCCCGCTGATCGGTGATGCCCAGGCGCAGGCACGCCTGAATTTCGTCAAGGTGTATGCCGAGCAGGTCATGGCGGTCGGTTTCTTCCGCCTGGTGGCGCTGGATCTGCTGGCGGCGATTCACCCGGATGACCGCGAGTACTTCCGGAGCGCGCGTGAAGCCCGCTTCGGCATGTCGTTCGAGGAATTCCATAACGTCGAGATTGCCCGTGGCATTCTCGACAGCGCCTTCAAGCCACTGCGTGGCCTGCTTGCCAATCAGCCCTTCATGGATGGCGATGCCCCGGCGGCGGCGGATTACCTGGTCTTCGGCTTCTTCATCTGGGCGCACATCGTCTCTGACACCTCGCCCTTCGGTGAGACGGAAGACGCGGGCGACCCGCTGGTGCAGTGGCGCGAGCGCATGATGGACCTGCACGACGGCATGGCGCGCAAGGCGCCACGTGCCAGCGAGATTGCGCAGTAA
- a CDS encoding carbon-nitrogen hydrolase family protein — MSVEDLHLNLRNLQESDYPQLKRLMDGIYDDIGGAWPEHTINRLIAEFPDGQIVIEDGDKLVGVALTALVDYDAFSNPHKYDDLIGQREIILNKEDGDALYGLDVLIDVDYRGYRLGRRLYEARKDLCRSMNLRSILAGGRIPQYHEYAAELSPSEYIDKVERREIHDPILSFQLANGFLVKRLLRQYLPEDEDSQGYATLLEWSNILFEPVERVLESRKTMIRVGAVQWQMRKFDSVESVLQQVEYYVDALSDYQSDFAVFPELFNTPLIGLLEDQSDPVRCIRYLAGFTERFKQEISRMAVAYNINIVAGSMVEIGDDNELYNVTYLCHRDGEIDRQAKLHITPQERRDWIIKGGDELAVFETDAGRIGMLICYDVEFPELSRLLADQDMDILMVPFWTDTKNSYLRVRNCAQARAIENECYVVVCGSVGNLPSIESLDIQYAQSAVFSPSDFSFPHDAVMAETTPNTEMIMFSDLDLERLKVVRSEGSVTNLKDRRKDLFELRLRDWSWKSGSRQD, encoded by the coding sequence ATGTCCGTCGAAGACCTGCACCTGAACCTGCGCAACCTGCAGGAATCAGACTACCCCCAGCTCAAGCGCCTGATGGACGGCATCTATGACGACATCGGTGGCGCCTGGCCTGAGCACACCATCAACCGTCTGATCGCCGAATTCCCCGATGGCCAGATCGTGATCGAGGATGGCGACAAGCTGGTCGGTGTCGCTCTGACGGCACTGGTGGATTACGACGCCTTCTCCAACCCGCACAAGTACGACGACCTGATCGGCCAGCGCGAGATCATCCTCAACAAGGAGGATGGCGATGCGCTTTACGGTCTGGATGTGCTGATCGACGTCGACTACCGCGGCTATCGCCTCGGTCGCCGCCTGTACGAGGCGCGCAAGGACCTGTGCCGCTCGATGAATCTGCGCTCGATTCTGGCCGGCGGACGCATTCCCCAGTACCACGAATATGCCGCCGAGCTCTCGCCCTCCGAGTACATCGACAAGGTGGAGCGTCGCGAGATCCATGACCCCATCCTGTCGTTCCAGCTGGCCAACGGCTTTCTGGTCAAGCGCCTTTTGCGCCAGTACCTGCCCGAAGATGAGGATTCCCAGGGCTACGCCACCCTGCTGGAGTGGAGCAATATCCTGTTCGAGCCCGTCGAGCGCGTGCTGGAAAGCCGCAAGACGATGATTCGCGTCGGCGCTGTGCAGTGGCAGATGCGCAAGTTCGACAGTGTCGAATCCGTGCTGCAACAGGTCGAGTACTACGTCGATGCCCTGTCGGATTACCAGAGCGACTTCGCCGTCTTCCCGGAACTGTTCAACACGCCGTTGATCGGCCTTCTGGAAGACCAGAGCGACCCGGTGCGCTGCATCCGCTACCTCGCCGGCTTCACCGAGCGCTTCAAGCAGGAAATCTCGCGCATGGCGGTGGCCTACAACATCAACATCGTGGCCGGTTCCATGGTCGAGATAGGTGACGACAACGAGCTCTACAACGTCACCTACCTGTGTCACCGCGATGGCGAGATCGACCGTCAGGCCAAGCTGCACATCACGCCGCAGGAGCGCCGCGACTGGATCATCAAGGGCGGTGACGAGCTGGCCGTGTTCGAGACCGACGCCGGACGCATCGGCATGCTGATTTGCTACGACGTGGAGTTCCCGGAACTGTCGCGCCTGCTGGCCGATCAGGACATGGACATCCTGATGGTGCCGTTCTGGACCGACACCAAGAACAGCTACCTGCGCGTGCGCAACTGCGCTCAGGCGCGTGCCATCGAGAACGAATGCTACGTGGTGGTCTGCGGCAGCGTCGGCAACCTGCCGTCCATCGAGAGCCTCGACATCCAGTACGCCCAGTCAGCGGTGTTCTCGCCGTCGGACTTCTCCTTCCCGCACGATGCGGTGATGGCCGAGACCACGCCGAACACCGAGATGATCATGTTCTCGGATCTCGATCTGGAGCGTCTCAAGGTGGTGCGCAGCGAAGGCTCGGTGACCAACCTGAAGGATCGCCGCAAGGACCTCTTCGAGCTGCGTCTGCGTGACTGGTCGTGGAAGTCCGGCAGCCGTCAGGACTGA
- a CDS encoding zinc-dependent peptidase, producing MTHWWQRLWQRPARHGRDGSAPDACAVSTASPAGETAPDEAWQAVRERLPILEGLDAEALARLERRARHQLSDWKLTSAEPLAQVEALALAAQAMLLLNGWAHAERWQDAGARVHEIMLPLQAIRREVEEMDDAGVVHVFEDTRAGETWYQGPVVVTQQDLAASGDWSGFNVVIHEFAHKLDMANATDADGFPPLPRHISAAEWHATFTAVWDDLSARLSRGEPTPIDDYAASHPAECFAVCCEYFFTAPDELDAAYPALYALLERFFQQSPLARCPSPSD from the coding sequence ATGACGCACTGGTGGCAACGGCTGTGGCAGCGCCCCGCTCGCCACGGCCGTGACGGCTCAGCCCCGGACGCCTGCGCTGTCTCGACCGCCTCCCCCGCTGGTGAGACAGCGCCGGATGAGGCGTGGCAGGCAGTCCGCGAGCGCCTGCCGATCCTTGAGGGACTCGACGCCGAGGCACTGGCGCGTCTTGAGCGGCGCGCCCGCCATCAGCTGAGCGACTGGAAGCTGACCAGCGCCGAGCCGCTCGCACAGGTCGAGGCGCTGGCACTGGCTGCCCAGGCGATGCTGCTGCTCAACGGCTGGGCGCATGCCGAGCGCTGGCAGGACGCCGGCGCTCGCGTGCACGAGATCATGCTGCCGCTGCAGGCCATCCGCCGTGAGGTGGAAGAGATGGATGACGCCGGTGTGGTGCATGTCTTCGAGGACACCCGCGCCGGCGAGACCTGGTATCAGGGGCCGGTGGTGGTCACCCAACAGGACCTGGCCGCCAGCGGTGACTGGAGCGGCTTCAATGTGGTGATCCATGAATTCGCCCACAAGCTCGACATGGCCAACGCCACCGATGCCGATGGCTTTCCGCCCCTGCCGCGCCATATCAGTGCGGCGGAGTGGCATGCCACCTTCACTGCCGTGTGGGATGACCTGAGCGCGCGCCTGTCACGCGGTGAGCCGACGCCCATCGATGACTACGCCGCCAGCCACCCCGCCGAATGCTTCGCCGTCTGCTGCGAGTATTTCTTTACTGCTCCGGATGAGCTCGATGCGGCCTATCCGGCGCTGTATGCCCTGCTGGAGCGCTTCTTCCAACAGTCGCCATTGGCGCGCTGCCCGTCGCCTTCCGACTGA